The region GGAGTACAAATGCAGGACAGGCATGATGAAGACACCTGGGCTTCTCAATCAGCAcggcagcgtgacagctgtttcgcgtatcGGAATTACGCTTCTTCAGGCGCTCTTGCATAAGAAATACACATAACACTGGTTGATCAAAAGCCGACAACTGTTTCCCCATCTCCTTTACCAAATTCTGAAGACTTGGTAAATTGTATACCGTAGTACTGATAATAATTAATCACTGACCATATTTTTTTATTCCAGACATATCAGTCTACATTCCACAGATTGCACAAAAGATAACAACCAATGTAACGGACAGATCATTTGTGCTGGTTCAACCAAACTGCATTTTTACTCAGTACCCCACAACCAATGTGTGGGTTGTAGTTGCACTGAATAAATGTAAGTACAAGTATTTTTTTAGTTATATTTacaaattcctaaaaaaaaaggaaaaccttttaccatttttattattaAGTTGATTACACAAGTCTAAAGCAgtcctttaaaagggttgttcagtgaaaatctttttctttcaaattaactgttttcagaaagttatatatatttgtaatttacttctatttaaaaatctcaagtcttaccatacttatcaggtgctgtatgtcctgcaggaagtggtatatttttaaagtctgaaacagtgctctctgctgacacctctgtccgagacaggaactgtccaaagcagcagcaaatccccatagaaaacttcacctgctctgaacagttcctgttttggacagaggtggcagcagagaacactgtgtgagactgaaaagaaaacataaaacctcacaaaaagtatgggaagacttgagatttttgaatagaagtaaattacaaatctatataactttctggcaccagttgatttgaaagaaaaatatttttgcaggacAACCGCTTTATTTGTTAAAATGTTGTACTATTAGAATTTTTGGACACTTGTATACTAAAGAGAACATGTCCCCTGTATATTGAAGAGAACATACTCCAGGACCTGATAGTAAAGAACAGTGTCCCACCTCCTGCTCAGACTAAGGGCCTTatcccacgggacgattatcgttggcatattcgttaacgataaacgatatcaaacgaccgctattgcgaaagacctaaaattgttcaaccatttacatggaacgataatcgttacttatgatcgttcttgcggtcatcttgtcgttGCTTTTGCGTTCctcactactgcaaacgaccaaacaacttcttattcaatgcaaacaatttgcgaacgagcaacgataaaactAGGTCTAGGTCTTATTAAGCGTTTattatttctcgttcggtcgttaatcgttaactgctattcaacagaactattatcgcttagattcgaactacttaacaataatctgaacgataatcgtcccatggaatagggccctaactttcaGTGCAGAACGAAAGGGGGTCATGCATGTGTTTGGGATTTCTAGATTATCATATGTATGTTAAAATGAATTTTCCTGCACTATGTATGGCTATGATTGTTCTGAGCTGGAATCTGGTAAGTTGCTATGAACAACCCCTCTAAATCTAATTCTCTACAAATGTCTTCTTACAGCATTTTCCACCATAAGTGATTCAGCTCTCAGTACTCCAATTCCGTATTCTTCATACAGAAATGGCCTTTACAACTATTATCATACTCTTCTTGTTTCGGCTGGAAAATATCCTTGCTTACCTAGTGATTCAACCTCCAATAAGGTGATCCAAATTGGTTCTGAGACATGCAAAGGAAATCAGTTCTGCAATGGTGTACTGAGTAATAACCAAACCTACAGGTAGGAACAATATTAACCTATTGCGTATAGTGACCATATAGCTAAAAAAGAAATACAcaaagggtgagatttatcaaactggtgtaatgtagaattgtcttagttgcccatcgcaaccaatcagattccgcctttcattcctcacagattctttgaaaaattaaaggtggaatctgattggttgctaggggcaactaagacaattctacttacaCCAGATTAATCTGCCCCAAACTCCAGCATGCTCTGTTTATGATGTTATAAGTAACCtatgtatttgtattttattttaaagtgtcactgtcgattaattttttttaattttttccagaaatcaatagtacgggcaattttaagaaactttgtaattgggtttattagctgaaaaatgcatttttatcatgaaagagcagtttgaagctctcccccctgtcttcatggttctcttatggcgaggagaggggttgagggagatgaggcaccaaaacaggataacaaagagttaatttacagctacatcactgggctatctcctctgaagtcagcactgacctttctgacctctgaataccggctttcacacaggtcctgatgtgtaatcctttgttctcttttCTTTACTGGCGACTAATGTccctcttcccctctccatagattacacagggctcgactgatgtaaaagagtcgagatttcctgataatgagctgtggatgagagagaggaggggggggggacctggggaaagtctatttgaatgcagataatttcatatttgcttaataaacccaattacaaagtttcttaaaatcacctgtactattgatttatgctaaaaatatatatatatatgactgacactttaaataaaaaggCGGGTTTTATCCCCCACTGGTTTAGAAAAAAATGCAGCATCACAAATGTATGTAGAAACCTTCCAAACAGTCGATGCAGTACCATGACTGTGGTTTTCTACTGAGACAGCTCTAGGATAGTATACTAGAACTGTACCTTTAAAGAGTACCCCTCATGACAGCCCTCTGGTCTTTAGTTCATCCAGAAATTTGTGGCTACGAAGACACAATGAGACCGCAATGAGATTGTATCCAATGGGGGTCACATGCATTACAGTCTCATTGGGTGTTTGTATCCATGGGGACGTGAACAGAGGAACTTGTCGCTGATCGGGCAGTGGGCcaccatgacaggtacactttaagcaaaaGTATGGCTGACTAAATTATTTTTTAGACTATGTGAGCATGCCCGGATTTCCAGAGAATCATCATTccacatggagtaaagtgaacacaaccatcaccaccatctctATACATTATATTTTCCTTTACTGAGAAGTACCAAAGTACATTACATTTCATATAATAACGGATATGTTTTCCTGCATTTCAGAGCAAAATTTATTCTGTTAAACAGCAGCGGAATATTTGACACAACAAAATGGTCAAATGAAATTATCCTGCAGCAAGGTATTTACATGTCCTAGCTTTACCACTGTCTACCTATTACCAACCTGCTACTAATTGTATTCTAGATTTCAAACATATTGATGGATGAATTTTGGCAAGCCATTTTTCATTTACTCTGCTAGAGGATATGGAGAAAACAGAGAGGAACCCCTTAATGGGAGTGATCTCTAATAGCCACAGCAGAGAGGTACACGTTACACATTGGAATAAACTTGGAAAAACACATCAATTTAGCAACAAGGCAAAGGATAGGGCAATATAACCTTGGGAAAAGATAcctggcagtggcttattcctCTATTTCCCTGAAATGCCACCATGTTTATTTACTTTGTAGTCAGAAAAGATAGCTGTTGACTGAATAAATTTTATCCTTCAGATGAACTGAAGGATAGACTGacgccctatccacaggataggtgtgGCTGCCGTGTGGCGTTGCAGCtgcgaccagtcacttgctagaggGTATCAtgtgactccactactgtggtggtggtCGGTtagtggagtatagctcagccaggtggtaggttgttgtgatgccagtgttaACTCAGGacacaggtatgaaggcacacctgcttttagtttttttgtgtctggctatacttttccccaatggtcggtgacctgccaggttgtgatgggtcccttgggcacttatcacagtGGCTTGGAGTGGggatgtgacccacccggactgtcggtaccgccacccacagaaaagggagatgacTCAACCTTTGTCTCTACCACTTTTGGCgtgcagtgtcgagttacccgtcctatcagggtaaCACAaaccccagtcctagttacctgaggaagtgtccgagggtgtcccggtatcacctgcgttgcgagatagagtacgttggctcttagctgctttgctctatccagatcagttcctctgctttaggatactgttcTGCACCTTTAGAAATGTTCACAGTGTGGGTTggttgatctctgacttgtcctctctttaggtgtttagcactgcattataggtaaaagtgttgctttaaaaataaaagtctctgtgtctcccaaaagtatacactacagctggtctgtcccggacagggaacctgacagagccagcagggatgcctgatctgtgtgtcttgctcctctGAGACAAAAAAAACTGACTATGTGTGCGTCTACACTTCTTCTTCCCATGTgaaaacttcctacagggtgaATGTaaaagctcctgtgagtggtgaagagagAGCAATAAAAAAGGAGGATAGAGAGGCAGAAGAGAAGAGTATCTcttattggtgtgcagatcacaaacaaaacaataacccttagttcactacagctgtgcaacagtaccagtatatacacagtgacctcttgtggtaaaactaAAATATACACCTTCatttccacattgttccttataATACAAGGCTTTTGCGAGCAGGGTTTAAactagtaacacccatggtgggacaccacataggtAATTGATCACCGATCCAGCAGGGTTCAGCATTGTTCAGCGGGGCAGTTGGCCGATTATTGTGcagctgcagctcagctcccgttCAAGTAAATAACAGCTGAAATAGTAAAATAAATCAATTTCTAGCCCCATTCACTGTGCACTAACAATCAGCACCCCACCAATGAGTAATTCATTAGCTATCTTGTGGATAGGCCATCCATCTTTTTCGcacagaaaaaccctttaagaataCATCTTCGTTTTTTAAAGTTTCATACACCCCtaaagaaaatatacaaaaagaaaaaagtattgagGATTCTGTATGTTAGGATTTGTTGGTAGAAGCATCCAGAGTGTACATGTGCATAAAGTACATGTGCTTTCCTGAATACATGGAGTAGAGCTGCTTCCCCCTGGTGGCCCAAACAAGCAGTGCAAGATGTGTGGGTTTCAGCATCCTCAGCAGTGAGCATAATGTTGTAGAATTTGCACTATTAAAGCCTGTGTACGAGCACATGGTTGAAGCAAAATCCAGTGCTGATTAAATTTTTAATATTGTCCAGGACGGCTGCAGGTTTTTATGGGCCCTTGGGTGTCAGAGCTGTAGTCATCCACTTTTCAGTGAAACTCGGCAGCTTACAAACTTTGCAGTGCATAAGGTACAAGTACTAGGTAACACCTACAAGAATATCTGGATTGCTGGGGTAATGTAGGTCACCTTGCACTATGCCTTTTTAGTCACAGCATGCAGATGTGATTTGCTACAATTTCATCTCCTACTGCTACTGTAGTATGCAGCAGGTTAGTTTCTGGCACATCTAGGATTGCTAAGATCAGTATAGCCAGCACTAACAaaatacaagggacaaataataccaggGTCCTATTTCACAAGCCAATGGcagcccgatcaatattgtaaatgtgcgctaatctgctagatcagcgctcgtttactgagcctattacatggcccgataatcatttagcaggggatgcacggacatcgttagcgatgtccatgcagcccttgcccaaacagtttacattaccccTCAATGCTCCcgatcttctcctgcactctgcttcctccctgTGTGCTGACAAGGCTTTCTATGCAGCATCAGTCAGGACGTGGGGGGGAGGGTAAAAAGCTGTGGGAGGGTAAAAGGCTGAAGGTTGGTATGTACATCTGGTGTAATCGGCAACAGGAAagtggcagcacagatatatgcatatgaCCTACACTGAGGTCAATCCTGGCAAAGTTGAATTACACCTATAACCAAAAATCCATCAGATTTGGACTTTGGATGGTTGTCATAGTCGTGTTATGTTGCATGTtgcaagcagtggcgtagctataggggctcGCAGCAGTTGTCATGGTCACCGGTCCCATCCTGTCACTCTGCAGTTATCCCGAATCATCTGTGATAATGGCAGCCAGTTCGGGAGGGCGCTTTCTCTTCCTTCGCTGATACAACTAAATAGATTGTTGGCAGGAGCCAAatgctccctctcctgcctccgggactcctgctctgtgtaatacaggctGAGCAATTATCTCCGCCATCATACAAAGCAGTCAGACCTGGCTAGAGGAGGCCAGAGCCCCAGGGAAGAGCAGGAACCTAGACAGGTGAGATTATTATgcctagaactacaacccccatcatgccctgctaacagttcatattaagagttgtagttttgcagcctgtggctctcaaggttgcagaactacaacccccataatgccctgctggcagttcatgatgggagttgtagttttgcagctggagagtcaaagatagAAAAACAATGATTAgaaaatgacacagtacagtccatttattataggggacagtggtgcatTACATGAGGGAACacagtgacagttcattaggacacagTGGCACATTAGGGGGCGTTACCTTAGAGTAACTGGAAATTTTTGGCATCTGACTGTGCCTCATTGGATGGGATAGGGGGGCCCAAGATAAAATCTTCCACCAGGggccatcagcctttagctatgcccctggactCGGTTGTAGAAGCACTAGCCACATGTATTGGactgtaaaaatctgcaacatatcctccatgtctgaacATCATTCTGACaggccataaaagcctatttcacatctgaTATTGTATAGCGGGTGACATGGCAAATAGAACTGCAGTGCAACGTGCTTCAACCTGAAacgacaacttccatcatgacaacCTGACAACATGTCAGGACAcgctcatgacatcactacgacaagcagtgacatcacgtaagtgacataattggtgatgtcatcccaGGACCCTATAAAAGAAGGTACAGAGTCCCACTCTGGTAAAGAGaaaggggagctgtgattggttgctatgggctactaaaGGAATTGTATTGTGCtgctatggtaaaaaaaaaaaacatagcaaccaatcacagctcagctttcaaaatATTATTTGCCATAGTAAAGTTAAAGGGgagccctgattggttgctatgggctactaaggaCACTGAGGGAAATTTATTGTGCTGTCTGTCagataggccgctctgaagcagCAGCACGCAGGTCTGAAGCAgaaggaagcagagcgcaggagaagaacgGGAGCGTGAGCATGTAAACTGTTTGCTGAATCGTCAGCTGCCGGCCACACATCgccatgattttaggtcagggcctaaagaaacgatcagccgatcattgtTTCATCATGGTTTTTTctattaggctgggtccacactactttttagcaatccatttttttcatctgtttttgtgcaaaaaacagacgagaaaaactgatgcatttgtgtgcatctgtttttccattggcttccattatataaaaaaaaaaacagatcaaaacgcatccgtttttttaatgtacacaaaagtaaggtcagctacgtttttgtgtacgtaaaaaaaaacggatgcgttttgatcctttttttttttttacaatggaagccaatggaaaaacggatcaaaacaaatgcacaaaaatgcatcagttttttccatctgtttttcatccgtttttttttcaaacaggttgcaaaaacgtagtgtgaacccagccttacacgcagtgataatcagccaaatcaggccgattcaggcgattattgctccgtgtaatagggccctaagaccaatATCTCCATATAAAGTGACCATATATTCGTGgataccagctctacacaggttctgcacaCCACAAAAGACCATAAAAAGGCAGTGCAATCATATCCAGTGATTACCGGGTTACAgttattcatttttctttttgtttttccttaaCTCATGCTTTCTTAGGTTGTTGGGGTTCCTACATGGCAAAAATTATTGTTGTTTAGAAGCGGCAGTGAGATTTCTGTGATATTACTAATATTCATTATATAGTTACTAAGATTATGCTACTTCTCATAGAATCCATTATTCCCATAGGCAAATCCTTTCAAGGGAACACTGGTTTGCCTTCAGGGCGAAGTGGGGGAATGATTGTCCTAACTTCCATCCTCAGCGTCCTAATGGCCTTTTTGCTGCTTTCCGTCATTGCTGCACTCATATTTGGAGGGTAAGAGTTTTGTATTAAGTTGATTAACCTCAAGTTATTATTCATAAAGAGAAAGGAAAAGAGCAAAAATGTCTTCCAACTAGTGATGTAACTACCACGCCGCAAATGGTGCACTTGGAAGGGGTCCCAGAATGCACTGGCATTTTTGCTCAGTGACCTGGTAGAGCACCACTTTCAACTGTATCTGTGGTCTTAAAgcggtatttaaaaaaaatgttttttgttcaaatcaactggtgccagaaagtgccagagatttgtaatttgctttgaTGAAAAAAAtatctaatcttccagtacttatcagctgctgtatgtcctgcaggaagtggtgtattctctccagtctgaaacagtgctctctgctgccatcgctgtccatgtcaggaactgtccagagcagcagcaaactactatagaaaatctctcctgctctccagactggaaagaataccacagattttttaatagaaaaaaattacaaatctctggcgctttatggcactagttgatttgaaagaaaataagaaGTAGATTTAGTGGAAAATTATAGCGAcgcagagagccattggctcgCTGCCCTGCCATTTACTATGATTGGTCACATGCTGATTTAGGCCTGGGGACTACAGAACACCAAAAGCATACAGTACACAACAGTGGCCCAATGCAGGCACTGCAATAAATGCAATAAATAGAACTCTCTACGCTTGGCTGCTGATATAACATAACACACCCAGCGTCTTGCACATCAAAGGCCTAAACCAGCCTGTGGGCTACAGAAAAATCCAGAGGAAGAGGTTAGGggaacatatttatttttttattcttttagggtatgtttactCGTATTGTACCTTTCGCATAAGAGCAGAAGGCCTTTGCTTCTGAGTGTGCAAGTGGTTATACAGTCACAGCCCAGCTAAGGGCATTATATGCCTCCTGCTCGGGAgggacaacccgctcagccaatcactcactgagacaggacagtgtcacagctagtgattggctgagagggctgtcactcccgagaagAGTTTGTGGGGGGACACCGGACACTAATAGGAGAACACCAGgggaatgtggagaggtaagcatagactCTTCTTTGATTTTTTATATAACAACAGCAGTATGTCAAATGTTGTctaacactggacaacccctttaacataaattgGCAAGAGACTTTGcccattccttaaaggggttgtccggcacaaaaaaattattcacagaataacacacattacaaagttatacaactttgtaatgtatgttatgtctgtgaatggcccccttccccgtgtcccaccacccccacccgtgtacccggaagtgtggtgcgctatactcacctgtcaagtgccgaccacggtctccgatcctcagcagtgacgtcttcttcgggcggccggcggatcttggccgcgtcatcagctgctcagctgcgattggctgagcacagttatgctcagccaatcgcggctgagcttcggatgacgctgcagagggcggccggcactcgggaagatccgaagattctgtgaataattttttagcgccggacaacccctttaacttttacatTGAGCTAGCAaataaacattaaaggagaagtctggcgaaaatgttcattaaagtactgtattgccgcccaaaagttacacaaatcaccaatatacacttattacgggaaatgcttataaagtgcttttttccctgcacttactactgcatcaaggcttcacttcctggataacaaggtgatgtcacttcctggataaaatggtgatgtcacaacccgactcccagagctgtgcgggctgtggctgctggagaggatgatggcagggggacactgagggacacaggacactgagcatccctctgccatcatcctctccagcagccacagctcgcacagctctgggagtcggggcgtgacatcatcattttaaccaggaagtgacatcaccatttttatccaggaagtgacatcaccgtgttatccaggaagtgaagccttaatgcagtagtaagtacagggaaaaaggcactttataagcatttcccgtaataagtgtatattggtgatttgtatgacttttgggaggcaatacaatactttaataaaaaattttgtcggacttctcctttaaccccttaaggacagagcctgaaatggccttaaggacagagacaaattttatgaatatgacctgtgtcactttattcattaataactttcgggatgcttttacctatctggctgattctgagattgttttctcgtgacatattgtactttacatttctggtaaattggagtcgatacttataatgaatctttaagaaaaaaatccgaaaaattgtgaaaaaatgaatttttccaactttgaaacttttctgcttatacagaaaatggttatgccacataaattatatattaaatagcattagcaacatgtctactttatgttggcggcatttattaaactatatttcattttttttagacaataggaagcttaaaacattagcagcaaatttccaaattttcagtaaaatttcaaagtcagatatttttagggaccggtTCAGGtttcaagtgtatttgaggggactgtatgttagaaagccccacaaagcaccccatttcaaaaactgcaccccccaaactctgcaaaagcacatccagaaagtttattaaccctttaggagagtcacagaaataaaagctaagtgtgtaagaaatttgaaaattttaattttctgtgcagagattttattgtaatccaatatttttcataattataaacctattaccagagaaatgcaccccaatgttgattgccccgtttctgcagtttatagaaataccccatatgtggccctattgcgcta is a window of Dendropsophus ebraccatus isolate aDenEbr1 chromosome 5, aDenEbr1.pat, whole genome shotgun sequence DNA encoding:
- the LOC138793809 gene encoding uroplakin-3b-like translates to MDLCLKLGLLLVIYTAVNASDISVYIPQIAQKITTNVTDRSFVLVQPNCIFTQYPTTNVWVVVALNKSFSTISDSALSTPIPYSSYRNGLYNYYHTLLVSAGKYPCLPSDSTSNKVIQIGSETCKGNQFCNGVLSNNQTYRAKFILLNSSGIFDTTKWSNEIILQQGKSFQGNTGLPSGRSGGMIVLTSILSVLMAFLLLSVIAALIFGGRDLCWKRTMLNQKHSDRNMDFMPRSTYRSRYDNMYLVS